One window from the genome of Crassostrea angulata isolate pt1a10 chromosome 2, ASM2561291v2, whole genome shotgun sequence encodes:
- the LOC128174575 gene encoding uncharacterized protein LOC128174575 produces MDLVENASHISTTSSSERRRRGERKLTYLKKEAELQKEKLKLEQEEITHKAEAARKKQEEEINLNLLKQESAVMMDEEDDVSLSVTTDNRKDRTRRYVENLNSHDNDIEREDADLRTPIPAESVPIPTPYRPSYIQRQHFADNSAAHFPVDHVDPLSNTVDIQNTQTQMSSADSHLSELTLFLMRKQLVPERFSNFDDKVESYNSWKSSFQSIVAELKVLKFEELELLVNRLSGRSKEVATSIRNANSGETDRAVKLIWERLDEMYGRPELIESSLRSQLENFRQIGSSENSRLYDLLNILIKIESLKTNPQFATSLAYYDSSSGVNPIISKLPYSLQEKWITRASAHKRTNQVPFPPFSFFVTFLKEMCAIRNDPVFVYSRPAVPANKNRPVRTPMVQSRKSEVTDPGRVDPNRCPYHKADHSIHDCYGFRAKPLTERKNFLQSRNICTRCCLSTQHLPKDCQVRIQCKICGYSNHATALHVDKVSSWSPSIHGGEGIRNSFTQPLSSGPGQANLPSTSKVSTSSTVTSKCTTFCGDRFQGKSCSKTFLVDVFHENNPNNVHRIYVIVDDQCNQTLASPELLDILNISSVPTKFTLTTCSGKTAMYGRNVLGLKVRSIDKNVTLDLPSTLECEDIPNDLSEIPTPEIAESYHHLSVITSKIPEFDPDSKVHLLIGRDLLEANHVEEQILGPRGAPFAQKLVLGWAIIGEVCLGRIHQRTSLNVKKVSVLNDGRVTCNELCPNHLHIKEQISTSNSLVCARGFRGDNVFTKTPDDDQLGLSVEDRLFLKLMDKTFKKDEEGYWTAPLPFRQLPEYLPNNKPQAFHRAQILHTNLQRDHVKKEQFVAFMRKVLDSRAAEVAPLSSNAVCWYLPLFGVRHPRKPEQIRGVFDSSAVNEGISLNSLLISGPDMVNSLLGILLRFRKDEVAITADIEQMFYRFRVDEDHRDFLRFYWYRENDPDDILVEYRMRAHVFGNTPSPAIATYGIRKTVENADEDVKDFVNRNFYVDDGLISLPDEASAIDLMKRTQSVMKSEGRLRLHKITSNKLAVMEAFDPSDHGEQLKEFDDDDLVHRSLGLCWNLKDDTFRFTVPVKEKPFTRRGLLSTVNS; encoded by the coding sequence ATGGACCTGGTGGAAAATGCGTCACATATTTCTACTACTTCAAGTTcagaaagaagaagaagaggagAGCGGAAATTAACATACCTGAAGAAGGAAGCAGAACTTCAGAAAGAAAAGCTGAAATTAGAACAAGAAGAAATTACCCACAAAGCGGAAGCAGCAAGAAAGAAACAAGAAGAAGAGATAAATCTGAATCTACTCAAACAAGAAAGTGCTGTGATGATGGATGAAGAGGATGATGTGTCGTTATCTGTTACAACAGACAATAGAAAGGACCGAACTAGAAGATATGTTGAAAACTTGAACTCACATGATAATGACATTGAACGTGAAGATGCAGACCTTCGTACTCCGATTCCTGCCGAAAGTGTTCCAATTCCCACACCTTATCGCCCGTCTTATATCCAGCGACAACATTTTGCAGACAATAGTGCAGCTCATTTTCCTGTTGATCATGTTGATCCTCTGTCAAATACAGTTGATATACAGAACACTCAAACCCAGATGTCATCTGCAGACTCACATTTGTCAGAGTTGACATTATTCCTCATGCGAAAACAGCTTGTTCCAGAAAGATTCTCTAATTTCGACGATAAAGTTGAATCGTATAATTCTTGGAAATCTTCATTTCAAAGCATTGTGGCTGAACtaaaagtgttaaaatttgaagagCTTGAATTGCTCGTAAACCGTCTCTCAGGAAGGTCGAAGGAAGTGGCCACCAGCATCCGTAATGCCAACTCTGGTGAAACCGACCGTGCTGTCAAACTGATATGGGAACGATTAGACGAGATGTATGGTAGACCTGAACTGATTGAGTCTTCGCTGCGTTCACAATTAGAGAACTTTCGACAAATAGGTTCGAGTGAAAATAGTAGACTATACGACCTACTGAACATTTTAATCAAGATTGAATCGTTGAAAACAAACCCCCAGTTTGCCACAAGCTTAGCCTATTATGATTCATCTTCAGGAGTGAACCCCATTATCAGCAAGTTACCTTACAGCCTCCAAGAAAAGTGGATCACTAGAGCATCTGCCCACAAAAGAACAAATCAAGTCCCATTTCCAcccttttccttttttgttaCTTTTCTCAAGGAAATGTGTGCTATAAGAAATGACCCTGTATTTGTGTATAGCAGACCAGCAGTTCCTGCTAATAAGAACAGACCCGTACGTACTCCTATGGTGCAAAGTCGTAAATCAGAGGTGACTGACCCTGGACGAGTTGATCCGAACCGGTGTCCTTATCACAAGGCTGATCACAGCATACATGACTGTTATGGTTTTCGTGCAAAGCCACTTACTGAGAGAAAAAACTTTTTACAAAGCAGAAACATTTGCACAAGATGTTGTTTGTCAACCCAACACTTACCTAAGGACTGTCAAGTGAGAATTCAGTGCAAAATCTGCGGGTATTCCAACCACGCCACAGCACTACATGTGGATAAAGTTTCATCTTGGAGCCCAAGCATTCATGGCGGGGAGGGAATTCGCAACTCCTTTACACAACCACTCTCCTCTGGTCCTGGCCAAGCAAACTTACCTTCAACGTCCAAGGTTTCGACAAGTAGTACTGTGACATCAAAGTGTACGACTTTCTGCGGGGACAGATTCCAAGGAAAATCTTGCAGCAAAACCTTTCTTGTGGATGTGTTTCATGAAAACAACCCGAACAATGTGCACCGTATTTATGTGATCGTGGACGATCAGTGCAATCAGACACTTGCTTCACCCGAACTGTTAGATATCCTGAATATCTCTAGTGTACCTACCAAATTCACCCTAACTACATGTTCAGGAAAGACAGCTATGTATGGCAGAAATGTTCTCGGACTCAAAGTGCGATCTATTGACAAGAACGTTACTTTAGACCTTCCATCTACTCTCGAATGCGAGGACATACCTAACGATTTATCTGAAATCCCAACACCGGAGATTGCAGAATCCTATCATCATCTTAGTGTTATCACATCTAAGATTCCTGAGTTTGATCCAGACTCAAAAGTTCACTTACTGATTGGCAGAGATCTACTGGAAGCCAATCATGTTGAAGAGCAAATCCTTGGACCCCGAGGAGCACCGTTCGCACAGAAACTCGTTCTTGGTTGGGCCATTATTGGCGAAGTCTGTCTTGGGAGGATTCATCAGAGAACGTCCCTTAACGTGAAGAAAGTCTCAGTTTTGAATGACGGTAGAGTGACATGCAATGAACTTTGTCCGAATCATTTGCACATCAAAGAACAGATTTCAACTTCTAACAGTTTAGTTTGTGCTCGTGGTTTTCGGGGTGATAATGTATTCACAAAGACGCCTGACGATGACCAACTTGGTTTATCAGTTGAGGATCGTTTGTTCCTAAAGCTTATGGACAAAACTTTCAAGAAGGACGAGGAAGGTTATTGGACAGCCCCTCTGCCCTTTAGACAACTTCCTGAATACTTACCCAACAACAAACCACAAGCATTTCACCGAGCCCAAATACTGCATACAAACTTGCAAAGAGATCATGTTAAGAAAGAACAGTTTGTGGCATTCATGCGTAAAGTACTGGACAGTAGAGCAGCAGAAGTGGCTCCTTTGTCTTCAAATGCAGTTTGTTGGTATCTACCGTTATTTGGAGTTCGCCACCCGAGAAAGCCAGAACAAATTAGAGGTGTTTTTGATTCATCTGCTGTCAATGAAGGTATCTCACTCAACAGCCTTCTTATCTCTGGTCCAGACATGGTTAACAGCCTATTAGGAATCCTACTTCGCTTCAGGAAGGATGAAGTGGCAATTACTGCGGACATTGAACAAATGTTCTACCGTTTTCGGGTGGATGAGGACCATCGGGACTTCCTACGTTTTTATTGGTACAGAGAGAATGATCCTGACGACATCCTTGTTGAATACAGAATGCGTGCACACGTATTTGGCAATACTCCATCGCCTGCCATAGCAACTTACGGAATACGCAAGACAGTAGAGAATGCTGATGAAGATGTGAAGGACTTTGTGAATCGTAACTTTTATGTTGACGATGGACTCATTTCCTTGCCTGATGAAGCCAGCGCTATCGACCTCATGAAACGCACCCAGTCCGTCATGAAGTCAGAAGGTAGATTAAGACTACACAAAATTACCTCTAATAAACTGGCAGTGATGGAAGCATTTGATCCAAGTGACCATGGTGAACAACTCAAGGAGTTTGACGACGACGATTTGGTCCATAGAAGCCTTGGTCTCTGTTGGAACCTGAAAGATGACACATTTAGATTTACAGTGCCAGTGAAGGAAAAGCCATTCACTCGACGTGGTCTATTGTCAACGGTGAATAGTTAA